The genomic segment TGGCGTTGTAACAATTGGTTTTAGTAAATCAACTTCTTGATCCTCAATAATCTTTGTCGTGGTTATCCCTTGTAATACATCGCTCATCACTTTTTGGGCATCCTTGGGATCAACCTCCCAATAACTTACACCATCTAGGTCCATAAACTTCCCAGGAAGTGTTTGCGAGACTATATCTACATTGTCAAAACCAACAGCTACTTTGGACAATTTAAGCATATCGCCTAGGCTTAAGTTGGTATGAACTGCCTTGTCAAGTTGAGGAATTAACCAAGGAAGTTTCGGAAGAGTCGAGACCTGAAGCATTTCCTTAGCGACTGCTTTCAAGACAACCTGTTGACGCGCTGTCCGTGAAATATCCGCTAGTGCATCATACCTAAAGCGGGCGTACTGAAGCGCTTGTGAGCCATCTAAGCGTTGAACCCCTTTTTTGAGGTTAATATATCCGTCTGTTTCATCTCCGGTTTCATAGTACATGTTTTTTTCAACATCAACCGTGATTCCCCCAAGGGTATCAATGATCTGTTTAAAACCGCTAAAGTTCGTCTGAATATATCCTGCAACCGTTACCCCTGTTAAATCAGCAACTTCTTTTTCAAGGGTTTGCATATCGTCAAGGGAGGCTACAGAGTTGATTTTAATATTGGGATGTCCTGGAATCGAAACCCGCGTATCGCGTGGAATTGAGAGCAAGCTAATTCTCTGGCTTGTAGGATCAATACTGGCCAGGATTAATGAATCCGTATTAAACTCTTCTATCCCCGGTCGTTGGTCGGCTCCCACTAATAAAACACTAACCCGATTCTTCATATCCGCCTCAGAGGCTTCTGTCGGGGGGGTACTATTAGGAGAAAGTGGAGATAATCCCCAATACCAAAAATACCCGCATACTAAAGCCGTAGCAAGTGATATACCTAATATTATAAATGCAAAAGCCTTTTTTCTTCTCACATCATCAACTCCATGCCAATGCTACGAAAACTTTCTATTCCCGTTTTCCATACTTTTCTGAGATGCTCCTTTTCATTGTACCTATTTTCCCTATACAATTCCAGTTTAGCCAAAAAAATTTATTTTTAGAAATAAAGAAGGCTTTGTAGAACATAATCGTTCTGCAAAGCCTTATCCACCTTTTCTCACTTTAATTGTCTTCTTAATTCATAGCGACCTTGATTAACCCCGGTTCACCCAACCCAACTTGCCCGATAACAGCTGATACAAGAGTCTTATGTTTTCTCAGAGATTCCAGTAAAACCTCTAACCGTTCCGCCGGCACAGAGATCAACAACCCGCCCGAGGTTTGGGCATCACATAATACAAGCTGTAGTTCCTCAGATATCTCTTTGTCAAATACCACTTTATCCGCAAGGAACTCTCGATTCGCAAGAGACCCTCCAGGAATCGCTTTTTTCTTCAGGCAATCCCAAGTCGCTTCAAGGATAGGTATTTTCTGCGCTTGAAGCTGAGCTTCGACGCCACTCCCCTTCATCATTTCATGAAGGTGTCCTAACAACCCAAAACCTGTGATATCGGTTACCGAACTCACGTTAGCCTCGATCG from the Desulfitobacterium metallireducens DSM 15288 genome contains:
- a CDS encoding LCP family protein — encoded protein: MRRKKAFAFIILGISLATALVCGYFWYWGLSPLSPNSTPPTEASEADMKNRVSVLLVGADQRPGIEEFNTDSLILASIDPTSQRISLLSIPRDTRVSIPGHPNIKINSVASLDDMQTLEKEVADLTGVTVAGYIQTNFSGFKQIIDTLGGITVDVEKNMYYETGDETDGYINLKKGVQRLDGSQALQYARFRYDALADISRTARQQVVLKAVAKEMLQVSTLPKLPWLIPQLDKAVHTNLSLGDMLKLSKVAVGFDNVDIVSQTLPGKFMDLDGVSYWEVDPKDAQKVMSDVLQGITTTKIIEDQEVDLLKPIVTTPSKPLPKVPGNHQDPNGQESTGYQEVEKADEAVEAEINWPLGPDGGA